The DNA segment TATGGCCCAAATCCCGCTCCGGCGCGATCACGTCTCTGACCAATTGTTTCAATTCGGTAATTTCGGGGAAGCGACCTTCAGCCTTGCGCGACCAGACCAACGCGCCGTCGGCATGCACTTCGAAAATGCCGCCGGTGCCCGGTTGCAGCGCCAGTTCGTTCAATTCGCTATCGAAGGTCGTCAACAGCTCTTGCGCCATCCAGGCCGCGCGCAGCAGCCAGCGGCATTGGGTGCAGTAACGGATTTCGACGCGGTGGCTCATAGACTGTCGCGGAGGCGTTGGTAGATGCCGCCGAAGCTGCCGTTGCTCATCAATAGGACGTGACAGACGCCGCCGGCCTCGGCTTGGATCGCGTTCACGATCGAATCCAGGCTGTTGCAAATCTCGATGTTATTGGCGTATTTCAGCAATTGGCTCAAATCCCAGCCCAATCCGTCCGGCTGAAAGATGATGGCGCGGTCGGCCTGGCCCAGCGATTCGGCCAGGGATTGGGTATGCACACCCAGGCGCATCGTATTCGAGCGCGGTTCGACGATAGCCAGGATTTTTTCGTTACCGACTTGTTTGCGCAAACCGTCCAGCGTGGTTTGGATCGCGGTCGGGTGGTGGGCGAAGTCGTCGTAAACGGTGACGCCGGCTTTCTTGACGATGACTTCCATCCGGCGTTTTACGTTCTGGAATTGTGCCAACGCGGCGATGGCGTCGGCCGGGGCCACGCCGACATGGCGGGCGGCGGCGATGGCGGACAAGGCGTTGTAGACGTTGTGACGGCCGGTCAGCGCCCATGCCACGGTGCCTTGGTTGTGGCCTTCGAAATGGATCGCAAAACGGCTGCCGTCGGCGGCCAGCAATTGCGCTTGCCACGGCGCCGGGGCATCGATCGCGGTCAGTTGCACCGGGCTCCAGCAGCCCATCGCCAATACTTCGGCGACGTGTTTTTCGCAGTCGGGGGCGATGATCAAGCCTTGACCGGGGATGGTTCTGACCAAATGGTGGAACTGCTTTTTGATGGCATCCAGGTTTTCGAAGATGTCGGCGTGGTCGTATTCCAGGTTGTTCAAAATCGCAGTGCGAGGCCGGTAATGCACGAATTTCGAGCGCTTGTCGAAAAAGGCGCAGTCGTATTCGTCGGCCTCGATGACGAAGAAATCCGATTCCCCCAGCCGGGCGGAAATGCCGAAGTTCAAAGGTATGCCGCCAATCAGAAAGCCGGGTTTGAAACCGTTGTGTTCCAGAATCCAGCTCAGCATGCTGGTCGTGGTGGTTTTGCCGTGGGTACCGGCGACCGCCAACACCCATTTGTGTTGCAGCACATGTTCGGCCAGCCATTGCGGACCGGAGATATAGGGCAGGCCCAGATTCAATACCGCTTCGACTTCCGAATTGCCGCGCGACATGGCGTTGCCGATCACGACCAAGTCGGGTTTGATGTCCAGATTCTCGGCCTTGTAGCCGTTCATCAACTTGATGCCTTGTTGTTCGAGCTGAGTGCTCATCGGCGGATAAACGTTCTGGTCGGAGCCGCTGACGGTGTAGCCGAGTTCGCGGGCGATCAGGGCCAGGCCGCCCATGAAGGTGCCGCAAATGCCGAGGATATGGATATGCACAGGTTTGGGTGGAGTCATTTTTTCGGTTCTTCGGGTTTTGCTTCGGAGTTGGCTTCGGCTTGAGGTTCGGACGGTGTGACTTCCTCGGCTTTCGCCTCTTGGGCTTTGGCGCCGGCTGCTTCCAATAATTTGACGATGTTGTCGCGGCCGAGCTTTTTGGCTTTGTCGAGGACTTTCACGCCTTGGGCGTCGGCGGCGTTGACGTTGGCGCCGGCGGCGATCAACACGCCGACCAGATCCGGGTTGCCGAACATTACCGCATCCGTTAGCGCCGTGGCGCCGAGTTTATCGGCCAGATTGACATCGGCGCCGTAAGCCAGCAAGGTTTTGACGATTCTGATATTGCCGTTGAAGCTGGCCGCCATCAATGCGGTACGGTCTTGGTCGATCTTGCCGTTGGCATCCAGACCTTGTGCCAGCAATGATTCGACCCGTTCGATTTTGCCGGCGGCCGCGGCGGCGAACAGGTCTTTGGCGTCTTCGGCAAACGCCGCCAAGGGCAGGGCCAGCAGGGCCGCGCCCCAAAATCTGCGGATGTTCATGGGATTGCTTGCGTTTGGTTACCAGTTGGGTTGAAATAACCGAAAGTCCGTTTTACATGATCCATCAATGAGCGAAAAAAACAAAGTTTTAGTTGAAGCGCAACCTTACTACGTCGAGGCGCAATCCTCGCCGGAACAGAACCGTTACGTGTTCGCTTACACCGTCACGATTACCAACGTCGGTTCCACGCCGGCCAAATTGCTGACCCGGCACTGGCTGATCACCGATGCCAACGGCAAGGTCCAGGAAGTCAACGGTGAAGGCGTGGTTGGCGAGCATCCGCATCTGAATCCGGGCGATTCGTTCCGTTATACCAGTGCGGCGATGATCGAAACGCCGGTCGGCGTGATGCAGGGCAAATACCAGATGCAGGCCGATACCGGCGAAAATTTCAACGCAGCCATTCCTAAATTTACCTTGTCGATTCCCAGAACCCTGCACTGATGGCAGATTATGCGATTGGTGATATTCAGGGCTGCTACGACGAATTCCGCCGGCTACTAGACCAGATAGCATTCGATCCGGGCCGAGACAGGTTGTGGCTGGCCGGCGATCTGGTCAACCGCGGGCCCAAGTCGCTGGAGACGCTGCGTTTCGTTAAAGGCCTCGGCGATGCGGCGATCACTGTGCTGGGCAACCACGATCTGCATTTGATTGCGACCGTGGTGTCGCTGAGCAAGGCCGGCAAAAAAGATACCTTGGGCGCTATTTTGCGGGCCGAGGATTGCGACGAGCTGATTCACTGGCTGCGCCACCAGCGTTTGTTTTACCGCGACGGCGATTTCTGCATGCTGCACGCCGGCCTGCCGCCGCAATGGGATTTGGCCACGACCGAGCAGATGGCGCGCGAAACCGAACAAGCCATGCAGGGCGCCGATTACGAACGGTTTTTCCGCTCGATGTACGGCAACAAGCCTGCGCTGTGGCGGGAAGATTTGCCCAAGATCGAAAAACTGCGTTTTGCGGTTAACTGTTTTACCCGCTTGCGTTATTGCACGCTCGCCGGCGAGTTGGATTTCGGCCAGAAGGGCGCGCCGGGTACACAGCCCGCACATTTGCTGCCGTGGTTCCAGGTGCCGGGCCGGAAAAGTCGGGACATGCGGATCATTTTCGGCCATTGGTCGACCTTGGGCTATTACGAAGGCCACAACTGTTATTCGATCGATACCGGTTGCCTGTGGGGCGGCCAATTGACGGCGTTGCAATTGGGCGAAGCGCCGCAACGTTTCAGCATCGACTGTTGCCCGGCGCAGGACCCGCTGGCGGACTGAGCGTCGTCCCAACTGCCGCGGTTTTCTTTGGCCGTCCCCGTCCTTTCAATCCAACTTACAGGAAATAACCCAATGCAAACAAAATGGCTGTACCCAATATTTTTGGCCATGCCGCTGACGGTGTTCGCTTACACCGGCGAACACGATTACGGCCAACCGGTCGACCACAAACTGGAAAGTTTGACACAATTACTGCAATTGACCCCGGAACAAAAAACCAAATTGGAAGCGATCTTCAAGGAGCAGCACGAGAAATTCCGGGCCATCCATGAAGAATCGCACAGCCGTATCAAAGACGTATTGAATCCGGAACAGATGCGCAAAATGGATGAATTGCGTCAGCAACACAAGGAACGGATGCAGGAAGACGCGCAAAAGTCGGTCCGCTAAATAAAAAAACGGCCGCTACGGTGAAGACCGTAGCGGCCGTTTTTAGTGCAAGCCAGATTAGGAGAAATTGCGGCCGTAGAAGATTTCTGCCATCTCGTCCTGCAACATTTCCTGGATTTCCTGCTTTTCGTCTTCGCTGAAGTTGCTTTCCTTTTCGAACAGGTAATTTTCCAGCTCGGTTTCCTTCAACATCATCTTGGTGTGGAAGATGTTCTCCTGATAGACGTTGACGTCGATCATTTGATACAGCTCTTTGGTGCTCTCGGCGATGTAGTTCTGGATCGAGTTGATCTTGTGGTCGATGTAATGCTTTTGGCCGGAAATATCGCGAGTAAAGCCGCGCACCCGATAGTCCATGATCACGATGTCGGACTCAAAGCTGTGGATCAGGTAATTCAGGGCTTTCAACGGCGAAATCTGACCGCAGGTCGAGACGTCGATGTCGGCACGGAAGGTGCAAATGTCGGTGTCCGGATGGCTTTCCGGATAGGTATGCACGGTGATGTGGCTTTTGTCCAGATGGGCCAAAATGGTATCGGGTAGCGGGCCGGGCGATTCGGAGTTCATGCCGGCCGGAATCACCGCGCCTTCCGAAATCAGCATCGTCACGCTGGCGCCCTGCGGATCGTAATCCTGGTGGGCGATGTTCAGGATCTGGGCGCCGATGATGTTGGCGACGTCCTTCAAAATCTGGGTCAGACGCTTGGCGTTGTAGGCTTCGTCGATGTACTCGATATAGGCTTTCTCCTGCTCTTTGGGGGCATAGCACACATCGTAAATATTGAAACTCAGTGATTTGGTCAGGTTGTTAAACCCGTGTAATTGTAACTTGCTCAACCGGTCAGCCCTCTATAACTTCAAAATCATGACTCATTTCCACGCCCGCTTTGCCGAGCATGATCGACGCGGAACAGTATTTCTCGGCCGACAATTTCACCGCCCGTTCCACTGCAGCAGCGGGCAGGTTCCTGCCGGTCACTTTGAAATGCAGATGGATTTTGGTGAAGACCGCGGGTACGCTGTCGGCCCGTTCCGCGGTCAGTTCTGTCGTGCAATCGACGATGTCGTGCCGGCCTTTTTGCAGAATATCGATCACATCGAACGAGGAGCAGCCGCCCACGCCCAGCAACAACATTTCCATCGGCCGCACGCCGAGATTGCGGCCGCCGTGATCCGGCGGTCCGTCCATCACGACGGTGTGACCGCTGCCGGATTCTCCGACAAACAGCCGGCCGTCGACCCATTTAATCGTTGCCTGCATAAATAATCCCAACCAAAAACGAAAATTGGCGCGGATTTTACAACGAACCTGTCAAATGTCTTGATTTTTTTCTAAAACTACTGCACCTTGGTAGAGTACACAAACTAGTTCACAAAATTATTACAACTTATGAGCTTTGTTAAACAAAACAAAATATCTCCAGCCGCCCTGGATGCCTTTCTGCGTTTCTGTCACGTTAGAAGTTATCCGGCCAAAATAACCATTGTTCGTCCGGGTGACGTCGGCGATAAGTTGTTGTTCGTTGTCGACGGTTCGGTGAGCGTAAGTGTCGAGGATGAAGAAGGCCGCGAACTGATTTTGGCGTATTTGAATAAGCACGATTTCGTCGGCGAGATCGGCGTGTTCAAAAACGCCGAAACCCGTAGCGTGTCGGTTAAGACTAGGACCAAATGCCAGATGGCTGAGATCGGTTACGAGCGCTTCAAACTTCTGCTCAACACCGATTTGCGCGACCATGCCGTGGAAATTTTGACGGTATTGGGCGAGCAGCTCTCCACCCGGCTGTTGATCACCAGCCGCAAATATCGCGATTTGGCGTTCATGGACGTCGAGGGCCGTATTGCCCGCACATTATTGGATCTGTGCAAGGAGCCGGATGCGATTACCCATCCCGACGGCATGCAATTGCATATTACCCGCCAGGAAATCGGCCGCATCGTCGGATGCTCGCGGGAGATGGCCGGACGGGTGTTGAAGGAGTTGGAGGACAAAGGCTTGATCACCGCTCACGGTAAAACCATCGTCGTGTTCGGTACCCGCTAGGACAAGATCATTGGGCGGGGCGTTTGCGCCCCGCACGGGATGCGCGCTTCCGTATCCCGGCGCCGCCAACTGCACGTTGACGGCGAGGCGGGCCGCGCCAGCGGTTCGCCGTTTCTTATTTCCCGAAAACCGTTTGAAATAGCTCCTGCATCGCCGCCCACGATTGCCGGTCGGCATCGGCGTCGTAAGCGATCGGCAGGTTATTGGCCTTGCCCAGCCGGTCGGCGTCCGGATTACTGAAGCCGTGACGGACACCGGGATAGTTGACGAAGCGGTAATCGGCACCGGCTCTAGCCATTTCCGCCTGAAACGCGGTAATGCTGTCTGCAGTAACGAACTCGTCGGCGGCGCCGTTCAGCACCAGGATTTTGGCTTTGACTTTGCCGGGCTGGGCCGGGGTTTTGGTCGCCAGATTGCCGTGGAAACTGACCACGGCGGCCAAGTCGCCGCCCTGTCTGGCCATGTTTAACACCGTGGCGCCGCCGAAGCAGTAGCCTATTGCGGCAATTTTGCCCGGATCGACGCTTGGTTGTTGTTTCAGAAATTCCTCGGCGGCGGCGAAACGTTGTTCGGAGACGCCGGCCCGCTCGACCACGCTGGTCATGAATGCCGACGCCTCTGCCGCATGTTCGCTGAATTTGCCGTCGCCGTACATATCCACCGCCAGCGCGGTATAGCCCAGTTCCGCCAACATTTTCGCCCGCTGCTTGGCGTAATCGTTCAGGCCCCACCATTCGTGTACGACCAATACCCCAGGCTGCTTCTCGCCTTTGGCGTCGTCCCACGCCAAATAAGCTTTGAACGTGGTGCCGCCGGCCTGGTAGCTGACACTTTGTTCGTGCAATGCAGCTTGCAGCCCGGAACTGAAGAATAATGCCAAAAACAATAAGCGGGATATCATGTAGCTCTCCTGTTAGCGTAAAAAGGCTTACGGTTACACCGCTAACGGATATTGTCAATCGGCTGGGGAATGGCGTTGCTGCCTTCGGCCTGTAACAAAACCGTATAAGGCGAGCGTATGAAACAGAGCGGTTCCCGCCCAGTGTGGCGGCAAATTCCGGCCAGCGTTTGGGCCTTGGGCTGCGTCAGCCTGCTGATGGATATCTCGTCGGAGATGATTCATAGCTTGTTGCCGCTGTTCATGGTTTCGGTTTTGCATGCCAGCAGCCTCAGTATCGGCTTGATCGAAGGCGCGGCCGAGGCGACCGCGCTGATCGTTAAGGTGTTTTCCGGCACGCTCAGCGACTATCTGGGCAAGCGCAAGAGCTTGGCGCTGCTGGGTTACGGCCTCGGCGCACTGACCAAGCCGTTATTTGCGCTGGCCGCCAGCGCCGATATGGTGTTGAGCGCGCGCTTGTTGGACCGGGTCGGCAAGGGGATGCGCGGCGCACCGCGGGATGCGCTGGTGGCCGACGTGACGCCGACCGAAATTCGCGGTGCGGCTTTCGGGCTCAGGCAGTCGCTGGATACCGTCGGCTCTTTCCTCGGGCCGCTGCTGGCGGTTGGTTTAATGTTGGCATGGGCCGACGATTTTCGGGCGGTGTTTTGGGTAGCTGTCGTGCCCGGTGCACTGTCGGTAGCCATGTTGGCGTTCGGCGTCAAAGAGCCGACCAACGTCAAGCGTGCCAAGCGCGGCAATCCGATTCATCGCAGTAATCTTAAGCGATTGGGGCCGGAATATTGGTGGGTTGTGGCGATTGGCGCGGTGTTTACCTTGGCCAGGTTCAGCGAAGCGTTTTTAGTTTTGCGTGCGCAACAGGGCGGCATGGCGATCGCGCTGGTACCGTTGGTTATGGTGGCAATGAACGTGGTTTATTCGGCGACCGCATATCCGTTCGGGCGATTGTCGGACCGAATGTCGCACCGGACCTTGCTGGTATGGGGCTTGCTCGTGCTGATCGGCGCCGATTTGACCTTGGCATTCAGCGCCCGATGGGAGGTGACTTTGGCCGGAGTGGGCTTGTGGGGTCTGCACATGGGGATGACTCAAGGCTTGTTGGCGAAAATGGTCGCCGACACCGCGCCCGAGGATTTGCGCGGGACCGGGTTCGGGTTCTTCAATTTGGTCAGCGGAGTGGCGATGTTGCTGGCTAGCGTGCTGGCCGGTTTATTGTGGGATCGGCTGGGCGCGGAGACGACATTTTATGCGGGGGCTGGCTTTAGCCTGTTGTCTCTGGCGATGTTGTTTATGCGGCGGATTGCCGACCGCTAGGGCTGTTAACCCGCTACGGCAGGTTGATCGCCGGCCGTTCAAAGGCCGGCGAAGTAACGCGCGATCTGCCAAGGCGTGACGCCTATGCTGGTGGCATCTACTTGCGGGTGGTGCTGAAGGTGTAGGAACGGACGATGCCTTGCGGGTCGAAACGGATCAGCAAGTCTTGCGAGTCGGTGCCGCCGAACAAAGCGTACTTGTAAATGCCGTAGGTCCAGGTCGGTTTACCGTCTTCCATACCGGTGCGCCAAGGTGTACCGAACATTTCGGTAATGTCCTGCTTGCGGGTTTGGCCGATTTTGATTTCCGGCACGTGATTTGCTGCAAACTCCTGGCCGACCGTGAAACAACCGGTCAATTGTGTTGTCGATAAGGCGCTAACCAGCAATAGTGACGTTAACGTTAAAGTGCGCGGATTGAGTTTGACGAAATGGTTTTTCATAAGCATTGCCTTCAGGAAAATTGATGGTCTTAAACTAGCGTTTAACGGTTTATCTTAGCTGTTTCCGGTTGCCACCCGTAAACTTTTTAGCCAAAACCCGGATGCCCAGATGCTCACCCACGCCGATAGTTACTCTCTCGATTGCCTCAGATTCGATAACCGTTTCGTCCGCGAACTGCCGGGCGACACCGAACCCGATAATTTTCGCCGCCAGGTTTACGGCGCCTGTTACTCATTGGTGCAGCCGACGCCAGTGAAAAGCCCGCGATTGGTGGCTTATTCGGCCGAAGTGGCTGCCGAATTGGGTCTTTCGGACCAGGATTGCCTGTCCGAAGACTTCTGCCAAGTGTTTGCCGGCAACCGCCTGGCGGCCGGAATGCAGCCTTTCGCGATGTGTTACGGCGGCCACCAATTCGGCCATTGGGCCGGCCAGCTCGGCGACGGCCGGGCGATCAATCTCGGCGAAGCCGTCTGTCCCGACGGACGCCGCCGAACCCTGCAATTGAAAGGGGCCGGCCGGACGCCGTATTCGCGCAGCGCCGACGGTTTGGCCGTGTTGCGTTCCTCTGTTCGCGAGTTTCTGTGCAGCGAGGCAATGCACCATTTGGGCGTGCCGACCACTCGTGCGTTGAGTGTGGCTCTGACCGGCGAGAACGTGGTGCGCGACATGTTCTATGACGGCAATCCGCAATTGGAGCCGGGTGCCGTGGTGTGTCGGGTGGCGCCGTCTTTTACCCGCTTCGGCAATTTCCAGATTTTTACCGCCCGCGACGATTTGGAGTCGTTGAAGAAATTGGCCGACTATACGATCCGCAGCGACTTTCCGGACTTGGGCGAGCCGAGTCCTAAGGTGTATCTGCGTTGGTTCGAGGAAGTCTGCCGGCTCACCGCCGAAATGGTGGTGCATTGGCAGCGGGTCGGTTTCGTGCACGGCGTGATGAACACCGACAACATGTCCATTCTGGGTTTGACCATCGACTACGGTCCTTACGGCTGGTTGGAAAACTACGATCCGGATTGGACCCCGAATACCACCGACGCCCAAGGGAGGCGCTACCGTTTCGGCAATCAGCCGAAGATTGCCTACTGGAATCTGGTGCAACTGGCAAACGCGATTTATCCGTTAGTGATGCGTGTGGAAGCGCTGGAGCAGGCGTTGTTGACGTTTAGCGAAACCTTCGAAGCGGAATGGCGCGCCACGATGGCCGCCAAATTGGGCTTGAGCCGTTTCGATACGGACAATGACCAGGAACTGGTTAGCGATTTGTTACAACTGCTACAAGCCGCCGAAGTTGATATGACCCTGTTTTATCGGCAATTGGCAGCGCTCGATCCGTGCGACCCGGCCATTGCCGTTGCCGGTTTTCTAACGATGTTGGAAAACAACAGCTATGCGGCCATCGCAGAAGAGCAGCGCAATCGGGCGGTGGCGTGGTTCCAGCGATACTGCGAACGTAGCCGGCAGGATGCTAGCGATCGCGATGTCCGGCGGGCGCGGATGAATGCGGTAAATCCGAAATACGTGTTGAGGAATTATCTGGCACAGCTGGCGATAGACCAGGCGGAGCAGGGAGATTTCGATTTGGTCGGTGAATTGTTAGAGGTTTTGCGAAACCCCTACGCCGAACAGCCGGGCCGCGAGCGATTCGCCGAAAAACGGCCGGATTGGGCGAAGCAACGGGCGGGCTGTTCAATGCTGTCTTGCAGCTCTTGACAGTGGAACGGGCGATTTTTTCGCCCTGCTAC comes from the Methylomonas sp. EFPC3 genome and includes:
- the crp gene encoding cAMP-activated global transcriptional regulator CRP, whose translation is MSFVKQNKISPAALDAFLRFCHVRSYPAKITIVRPGDVGDKLLFVVDGSVSVSVEDEEGRELILAYLNKHDFVGEIGVFKNAETRSVSVKTRTKCQMAEIGYERFKLLLNTDLRDHAVEILTVLGEQLSTRLLITSRKYRDLAFMDVEGRIARTLLDLCKEPDAITHPDGMQLHITRQEIGRIVGCSREMAGRVLKELEDKGLITAHGKTIVVFGTR
- a CDS encoding SelT/SelW/SelH family protein, with the protein product MSHRVEIRYCTQCRWLLRAAWMAQELLTTFDSELNELALQPGTGGIFEVHADGALVWSRKAEGRFPEITELKQLVRDVIAPERDLGHIDRKPAPQS
- a CDS encoding ankyrin repeat domain-containing protein, producing the protein MNIRRFWGAALLALPLAAFAEDAKDLFAAAAAGKIERVESLLAQGLDANGKIDQDRTALMAASFNGNIRIVKTLLAYGADVNLADKLGATALTDAVMFGNPDLVGVLIAAGANVNAADAQGVKVLDKAKKLGRDNIVKLLEAAGAKAQEAKAEEVTPSEPQAEANSEAKPEEPKK
- a CDS encoding symmetrical bis(5'-nucleosyl)-tetraphosphatase codes for the protein MADYAIGDIQGCYDEFRRLLDQIAFDPGRDRLWLAGDLVNRGPKSLETLRFVKGLGDAAITVLGNHDLHLIATVVSLSKAGKKDTLGAILRAEDCDELIHWLRHQRLFYRDGDFCMLHAGLPPQWDLATTEQMARETEQAMQGADYERFFRSMYGNKPALWREDLPKIEKLRFAVNCFTRLRYCTLAGELDFGQKGAPGTQPAHLLPWFQVPGRKSRDMRIIFGHWSTLGYYEGHNCYSIDTGCLWGGQLTALQLGEAPQRFSIDCCPAQDPLAD
- the apaG gene encoding Co2+/Mg2+ efflux protein ApaG translates to MSEKNKVLVEAQPYYVEAQSSPEQNRYVFAYTVTITNVGSTPAKLLTRHWLITDANGKVQEVNGEGVVGEHPHLNPGDSFRYTSAAMIETPVGVMQGKYQMQADTGENFNAAIPKFTLSIPRTLH
- the mpl gene encoding UDP-N-acetylmuramate:L-alanyl-gamma-D-glutamyl-meso-diaminopimelate ligase, with amino-acid sequence MHIHILGICGTFMGGLALIARELGYTVSGSDQNVYPPMSTQLEQQGIKLMNGYKAENLDIKPDLVVIGNAMSRGNSEVEAVLNLGLPYISGPQWLAEHVLQHKWVLAVAGTHGKTTTTSMLSWILEHNGFKPGFLIGGIPLNFGISARLGESDFFVIEADEYDCAFFDKRSKFVHYRPRTAILNNLEYDHADIFENLDAIKKQFHHLVRTIPGQGLIIAPDCEKHVAEVLAMGCWSPVQLTAIDAPAPWQAQLLAADGSRFAIHFEGHNQGTVAWALTGRHNVYNALSAIAAARHVGVAPADAIAALAQFQNVKRRMEVIVKKAGVTVYDDFAHHPTAIQTTLDGLRKQVGNEKILAIVEPRSNTMRLGVHTQSLAESLGQADRAIIFQPDGLGWDLSQLLKYANNIEICNSLDSIVNAIQAEAGGVCHVLLMSNGSFGGIYQRLRDSL
- a CDS encoding dienelactone hydrolase family protein; the encoded protein is MISRLLFLALFFSSGLQAALHEQSVSYQAGGTTFKAYLAWDDAKGEKQPGVLVVHEWWGLNDYAKQRAKMLAELGYTALAVDMYGDGKFSEHAAEASAFMTSVVERAGVSEQRFAAAEEFLKQQPSVDPGKIAAIGYCFGGATVLNMARQGGDLAAVVSFHGNLATKTPAQPGKVKAKILVLNGAADEFVTADSITAFQAEMARAGADYRFVNYPGVRHGFSNPDADRLGKANNLPIAYDADADRQSWAAMQELFQTVFGK
- a CDS encoding OsmC family protein, with protein sequence MQATIKWVDGRLFVGESGSGHTVVMDGPPDHGGRNLGVRPMEMLLLGVGGCSSFDVIDILQKGRHDIVDCTTELTAERADSVPAVFTKIHLHFKVTGRNLPAAAVERAVKLSAEKYCSASIMLGKAGVEMSHDFEVIEG
- the speD gene encoding adenosylmethionine decarboxylase, which codes for MSKLQLHGFNNLTKSLSFNIYDVCYAPKEQEKAYIEYIDEAYNAKRLTQILKDVANIIGAQILNIAHQDYDPQGASVTMLISEGAVIPAGMNSESPGPLPDTILAHLDKSHITVHTYPESHPDTDICTFRADIDVSTCGQISPLKALNYLIHSFESDIVIMDYRVRGFTRDISGQKHYIDHKINSIQNYIAESTKELYQMIDVNVYQENIFHTKMMLKETELENYLFEKESNFSEDEKQEIQEMLQDEMAEIFYGRNFS
- a CDS encoding outer membrane protein assembly factor BamE yields the protein MKNHFVKLNPRTLTLTSLLLVSALSTTQLTGCFTVGQEFAANHVPEIKIGQTRKQDITEMFGTPWRTGMEDGKPTWTYGIYKYALFGGTDSQDLLIRFDPQGIVRSYTFSTTRK
- a CDS encoding MFS transporter produces the protein MKQSGSRPVWRQIPASVWALGCVSLLMDISSEMIHSLLPLFMVSVLHASSLSIGLIEGAAEATALIVKVFSGTLSDYLGKRKSLALLGYGLGALTKPLFALAASADMVLSARLLDRVGKGMRGAPRDALVADVTPTEIRGAAFGLRQSLDTVGSFLGPLLAVGLMLAWADDFRAVFWVAVVPGALSVAMLAFGVKEPTNVKRAKRGNPIHRSNLKRLGPEYWWVVAIGAVFTLARFSEAFLVLRAQQGGMAIALVPLVMVAMNVVYSATAYPFGRLSDRMSHRTLLVWGLLVLIGADLTLAFSARWEVTLAGVGLWGLHMGMTQGLLAKMVADTAPEDLRGTGFGFFNLVSGVAMLLASVLAGLLWDRLGAETTFYAGAGFSLLSLAMLFMRRIADR
- a CDS encoding protein adenylyltransferase SelO, which codes for MLTHADSYSLDCLRFDNRFVRELPGDTEPDNFRRQVYGACYSLVQPTPVKSPRLVAYSAEVAAELGLSDQDCLSEDFCQVFAGNRLAAGMQPFAMCYGGHQFGHWAGQLGDGRAINLGEAVCPDGRRRTLQLKGAGRTPYSRSADGLAVLRSSVREFLCSEAMHHLGVPTTRALSVALTGENVVRDMFYDGNPQLEPGAVVCRVAPSFTRFGNFQIFTARDDLESLKKLADYTIRSDFPDLGEPSPKVYLRWFEEVCRLTAEMVVHWQRVGFVHGVMNTDNMSILGLTIDYGPYGWLENYDPDWTPNTTDAQGRRYRFGNQPKIAYWNLVQLANAIYPLVMRVEALEQALLTFSETFEAEWRATMAAKLGLSRFDTDNDQELVSDLLQLLQAAEVDMTLFYRQLAALDPCDPAIAVAGFLTMLENNSYAAIAEEQRNRAVAWFQRYCERSRQDASDRDVRRARMNAVNPKYVLRNYLAQLAIDQAEQGDFDLVGELLEVLRNPYAEQPGRERFAEKRPDWAKQRAGCSMLSCSS